In Acidimicrobiales bacterium, a single window of DNA contains:
- the gcvT gene encoding glycine cleavage system aminomethyltransferase GcvT — translation MTTQRSPLAAAHESLGARFVDFGGWEMPISYPAGTVAEHRACRSAAVAFDVSHLGTVRVEGRDAFERLQRSLTNDLRRIGPGRAQYTHLLDEADGSVIDDIIVWWVAPTRFDVMPNASNTASVRGALGGPDVTRERAVIAIQGPTARQQLASVSTAAATVSRFGVAVFDWDGADCVAAGTGYTGEDGVECAVPVARAEAFWWAVLDQGVVPAGLGARDTLRLEAGLPLHGHELGPGITPLQAGLGWVVGWDKGEFRGREALEAERRRGIARRLRGLVTEGRQPPRDGNDVRDGDRLLGRVTSGNYSPVLERGIGMALVAPDVEPGAAVTIDVRGRPVDASVVTLPFVGPRATARRGV, via the coding sequence GTGACAACCCAGCGCTCGCCGTTGGCAGCCGCCCATGAGTCGCTCGGCGCGCGCTTTGTCGACTTCGGCGGATGGGAGATGCCGATCTCCTATCCGGCGGGGACGGTGGCCGAGCATCGGGCGTGCCGGAGCGCCGCCGTCGCCTTCGACGTGAGTCACCTGGGCACGGTGCGAGTCGAAGGGCGTGACGCCTTCGAGCGGCTCCAGCGCAGCCTGACCAACGACCTTCGGCGCATCGGTCCCGGCCGAGCGCAGTACACCCATCTCCTCGACGAGGCCGACGGCTCGGTGATCGACGACATCATCGTGTGGTGGGTCGCGCCGACCCGCTTCGACGTGATGCCCAATGCCTCGAACACCGCCAGCGTCAGGGGTGCCCTGGGCGGTCCCGACGTGACCCGTGAGCGGGCGGTGATCGCCATACAGGGGCCGACCGCCCGCCAGCAGCTGGCGTCCGTGAGCACGGCCGCGGCGACGGTGTCCCGCTTCGGGGTGGCTGTCTTCGACTGGGACGGCGCCGACTGCGTGGCCGCTGGGACCGGTTACACGGGCGAGGACGGCGTCGAGTGCGCCGTGCCGGTTGCCCGGGCGGAGGCCTTCTGGTGGGCCGTGCTGGACCAGGGGGTGGTCCCTGCCGGGCTCGGCGCGCGCGACACGCTCCGGCTGGAGGCGGGCCTGCCCCTGCACGGTCATGAGCTGGGACCGGGGATCACCCCCCTCCAGGCCGGGTTGGGCTGGGTGGTCGGCTGGGACAAGGGGGAGTTCCGGGGGCGGGAGGCCCTCGAGGCCGAGCGCCGCCGGGGGATCGCTCGGCGACTCCGGGGATTGGTGACCGAGGGGCGCCAGCCTCCTCGCGACGGCAACGACGTGCGCGATGGTGACCGGCTCCTCGGCCGGGTGACGAGCGGGAACTACTCTCCCGTGCTCGAGCGGGGGATCGGGATGGCCCTGGTCGCGCCGGACGTCGAGCCCGGCGCGGCGGTGACGATCGACGTGCGTGGGCGACCAGTCGATGCCAGCGTCGTGACGCTGCCCTTCGTCGGTCCCCGCGCCACCGCGAGAAGGGGTGTGTGA
- the gcvPA gene encoding aminomethyl-transferring glycine dehydrogenase subunit GcvPA, producing the protein MGHYVPHTDAEIDVMLAALGLTSVEELFASVPQALRLAGGLDLPAGLGEPDVLARLEELAGRNQVDGRDLVCFAGAGAYDHEVPAATRSLAGRAEFVTAYTPYQPEVAQGVLQALFEFQTMIARLAGVGIANASLYDGASATVEAVNLATSSTRRSTVWISEGVHPHWRQVVRTFAAGEGREVVEIPLDDGVTAWPDEPHDVGAVITAYPNYLGCLEDLGRARQVADGAGAPLVVAFDPVAAGLLRSPGSWGADVVVGEGQAFGTALNFGGPYLGLFACTEEHVRRLPGRLVGETVDTEGRRAYVTTLRTREQDIRRERASSNVCTNQTLMAVTAAIQLGWLGTGGLVEVALRCARGARYCREALLAVDGVEPLVSAPVLREFAVRAPVDGEVLVERLAEEGFLAGVPLGPGLEASGCEGGLLVAVTERRTREEIDAFAAAFEKAVR; encoded by the coding sequence GTGGGTCACTACGTTCCGCACACCGACGCCGAGATCGACGTCATGCTGGCCGCCTTGGGGCTGACGTCGGTGGAGGAGCTGTTCGCTTCCGTCCCCCAGGCGCTCCGCCTGGCCGGCGGGCTCGATCTGCCCGCGGGGCTGGGCGAGCCGGACGTGCTGGCTCGGCTCGAAGAGCTGGCCGGGCGCAACCAGGTGGACGGACGGGACCTGGTCTGCTTCGCCGGGGCGGGCGCCTATGACCACGAGGTACCTGCGGCGACCCGGTCGCTGGCCGGCCGGGCCGAGTTCGTCACCGCCTACACGCCGTATCAGCCCGAGGTGGCCCAGGGCGTGCTCCAGGCCCTGTTCGAGTTCCAGACCATGATCGCCCGGCTGGCCGGTGTCGGCATCGCCAACGCCTCCTTGTACGACGGCGCCAGCGCCACCGTGGAAGCGGTGAACCTGGCCACGTCCTCCACCCGTCGGTCGACGGTGTGGATCTCCGAGGGCGTGCACCCGCACTGGCGCCAGGTCGTGAGGACGTTCGCCGCCGGAGAGGGTCGCGAGGTGGTCGAGATCCCCCTCGACGACGGCGTGACGGCGTGGCCGGACGAGCCGCACGACGTCGGCGCCGTCATCACCGCCTACCCGAACTACCTGGGCTGCCTGGAGGACCTCGGTCGGGCTCGGCAGGTGGCCGACGGCGCCGGGGCGCCGCTCGTCGTGGCCTTCGACCCGGTGGCGGCCGGACTGCTCCGCTCACCGGGGTCGTGGGGAGCCGACGTGGTGGTGGGCGAGGGTCAGGCCTTCGGGACGGCGCTCAATTTCGGCGGCCCCTACCTGGGGCTCTTCGCGTGCACCGAGGAGCACGTGCGCCGCCTGCCCGGCCGCCTGGTGGGCGAGACGGTCGACACGGAGGGCCGCCGTGCCTACGTCACCACGCTGCGGACCAGGGAACAGGACATCCGCAGGGAGCGGGCGTCGTCGAACGTCTGCACCAACCAGACTCTGATGGCCGTGACGGCGGCGATCCAGCTCGGGTGGCTGGGCACGGGCGGGCTCGTCGAGGTGGCTCTCCGCTGCGCCCGGGGTGCCCGCTACTGCCGTGAGGCGCTGCTCGCGGTCGACGGCGTCGAGCCACTCGTCTCGGCGCCCGTCCTGCGCGAGTTCGCCGTCCGGGCCCCCGTCGACGGCGAGGTGCTCGTCGAGCGGCTGGCCGAGGAGGGCTTCCTCGCCGGGGTGCCGCTCGGGCCCGGTCTGGAGGCCAGTGGGTGCGAGGGTGGCTTGCTCGTGGCGGTCACCGAGCGCCGGACGAGGGAGGAGATCGACGCCTTCGCCGCCGCCTTCGAGAAGGCCGTGCGGTGA
- the gcvPB gene encoding aminomethyl-transferring glycine dehydrogenase subunit GcvPB — protein sequence MDREGAGAATSAGTSAATDPAGGRASSAPLMGRESEPTIFELSQPGRRSWSLRTTGVPEWSAPELVPEAHLRSEPVEVAEVSERDLVAHFTRLSHRQYAVDVGAYPLGSCTMKYNPKLCDEVASLPGLTRAHPAAPASLVQGWLELLVALEEALCKVTGMTAATLQPAAGAAGELTGLMLMRAWHSAQGNGSGRRRVIIPDSAHGTNPASVTLGGYEVTTVASDARGCVDVDALEAVLDDTVAGIMLTNPNTLGLFEEDIATIAAAVHDVGGLLYYDGANLNAILGVARPGDMGFDIVHMNLHKTFATPHGGGGPGAGPVAVSERLAPFLPGPRPVRRPGGQEDQADGYGWEMPERSIGRVHSWHGNAVVLARAYAYVLANGGDGLRRVADAAVLNANWLRQRLRGSYDIPYDRPNMHELVISAANLKRRSGVKALDVAKRLLEEGFHSPTVYFPLTVEEALMIEPTETESPQTLEALGHALEVIAAEALGGDPGPAKAAPRTTPVSRVDEARAARQLVPTWDARG from the coding sequence ATGGACCGGGAGGGCGCGGGCGCCGCCACCAGCGCCGGGACGAGCGCCGCCACCGACCCCGCCGGGGGGCGGGCCTCGAGCGCGCCGCTCATGGGTCGGGAGTCCGAGCCGACCATCTTCGAGCTCTCGCAGCCCGGCCGGCGGTCATGGTCCCTGCGCACCACGGGTGTACCAGAGTGGTCGGCGCCGGAGCTGGTGCCCGAGGCGCACCTGCGGTCCGAGCCGGTCGAGGTGGCCGAGGTGTCCGAGCGCGACCTCGTGGCGCACTTCACCCGGCTCTCGCACCGGCAGTACGCGGTGGACGTCGGGGCCTATCCCCTCGGGTCGTGCACGATGAAGTACAACCCCAAGCTGTGCGACGAGGTCGCCTCCCTCCCCGGCCTGACCCGCGCCCACCCCGCTGCTCCCGCGTCACTGGTGCAGGGGTGGCTGGAGCTGCTGGTCGCGCTGGAGGAAGCCCTGTGCAAGGTGACAGGGATGACGGCGGCCACCTTGCAGCCGGCGGCGGGCGCGGCCGGCGAGCTCACCGGGTTGATGCTGATGCGGGCCTGGCACTCGGCGCAGGGGAACGGGTCAGGGCGGCGACGGGTGATCATCCCCGACTCCGCCCACGGGACCAACCCGGCCTCGGTCACCCTCGGCGGCTACGAGGTGACGACGGTTGCCTCCGATGCCAGAGGTTGCGTCGACGTGGACGCCCTCGAGGCCGTACTCGACGACACGGTGGCTGGCATCATGCTCACCAACCCGAACACCCTCGGGCTGTTCGAGGAGGACATCGCCACCATCGCCGCGGCCGTGCACGACGTCGGTGGGTTGCTCTACTACGACGGGGCCAATCTCAACGCCATCCTCGGTGTGGCCCGCCCCGGCGACATGGGCTTCGACATCGTGCACATGAACCTGCACAAGACGTTCGCCACGCCCCACGGCGGCGGGGGACCGGGCGCAGGGCCGGTGGCGGTATCGGAGCGGCTGGCGCCCTTCCTGCCCGGACCGCGTCCCGTGCGCCGTCCCGGCGGCCAGGAGGACCAGGCCGACGGCTACGGGTGGGAGATGCCGGAGCGCTCCATCGGCCGGGTGCACTCCTGGCACGGCAACGCCGTGGTCCTGGCCCGGGCGTACGCCTACGTCCTCGCCAACGGCGGTGACGGCCTGCGGCGGGTGGCCGACGCCGCCGTGCTCAACGCCAACTGGCTGCGCCAGCGCCTGCGCGGCTCCTACGACATCCCCTACGACCGGCCCAACATGCACGAGCTGGTGATCTCGGCCGCCAACCTGAAGCGGCGCAGCGGCGTCAAGGCGCTCGACGTGGCGAAGCGACTGCTGGAGGAGGGCTTCCACTCTCCGACGGTGTACTTCCCGCTGACCGTCGAGGAGGCCCTCATGATCGAGCCGACCGAGACCGAGAGCCCGCAGACGCTCGAAGCCCTGGGCCACGCCCTCGAGGTCATCGCCGCCGAGGCCCTCGGTGGCGATCCCGGCCCGGCGAAGGCGGCGCCGCGGACCACGCCGGTCTCCCGGGTCGACGAGGCCCGGGCGGCCCGCCAGCTCGTTCCGACCTGGGACGCCCGGGGCTGA
- a CDS encoding long-chain fatty acid--CoA ligase encodes MAPNVDVSLGSWFARRAAATPDRPAISFEGTTRTYAQFLDRVDRLAAGLRAGGVSHGDRVGFLGLNSPAFLEAMFAASRLGASFVPLNFRLTGPELAFIIGDAGIHTLVADGPHRAVADSVRPRVPVRRYLGADHVVADGWELLEDVIASHRPITATEPIGDDEVAAIMYTSGTTGRPKGAMLTHGNLWWNNINALHTLDIVQDDVTLVVAPLFHIGGLNVTTLVTWQKGGEVVLHRSFDPGACLEAIAGRDVTTMFAVPAMLLLMSQHPGFGEADLTSLRMVVCGGAPVPEALIKTYNGAGVPINQGYGLTETAPLVTFLTPEFALEKVGSAGRTPLFTEVRLAGAQGGVVVEPLARGEVCVRGPNVMKGYWNQPEATAAAIDSEGWFHTGDLGYVDEDGFLFIVDRVKDMVLTGGENVYPAEVEGALFQHPAVADVAVVGVPDERWGETVVAVAVAKENASLTLEDLRDVAGRSLARYKLPTRLEVVDALPRNPAGKILKFELRERLGAGPDTKRS; translated from the coding sequence ATGGCCCCGAACGTCGACGTCAGCCTGGGCAGCTGGTTCGCGAGGCGGGCGGCCGCCACCCCGGACCGCCCGGCGATCAGCTTCGAGGGGACCACACGCACCTACGCCCAGTTCCTCGATCGAGTCGATCGCCTGGCGGCCGGCCTGCGGGCTGGCGGCGTCAGCCACGGCGACAGGGTCGGGTTCCTCGGGCTCAACTCGCCGGCGTTCCTCGAGGCGATGTTCGCCGCGTCCCGCCTGGGGGCGAGCTTCGTGCCCCTGAACTTCCGCCTCACCGGCCCCGAGCTGGCCTTCATCATCGGCGACGCCGGGATCCACACCCTGGTGGCTGACGGCCCGCACCGTGCGGTCGCCGACTCGGTGCGCCCACGCGTGCCGGTGCGTCGCTACCTGGGAGCCGACCACGTGGTCGCCGACGGGTGGGAGCTGCTCGAGGACGTCATCGCCAGCCACCGCCCGATCACCGCCACCGAGCCGATCGGCGACGACGAGGTCGCGGCCATCATGTACACCTCGGGCACGACCGGGCGGCCCAAGGGGGCCATGCTCACCCACGGCAACCTCTGGTGGAACAACATCAATGCCCTCCACACCCTTGACATCGTCCAGGACGACGTCACCCTCGTTGTCGCGCCGCTGTTCCACATCGGCGGCTTGAACGTCACCACGCTCGTCACCTGGCAGAAAGGTGGCGAGGTGGTGCTGCACCGCAGCTTCGACCCGGGCGCCTGCCTCGAGGCCATCGCCGGGCGCGACGTGACGACCATGTTCGCCGTGCCGGCGATGCTCCTGCTCATGAGCCAGCACCCCGGCTTCGGCGAGGCCGACCTCACCAGCCTGCGGATGGTGGTCTGCGGGGGAGCGCCCGTGCCCGAGGCGCTCATCAAGACCTACAACGGCGCGGGCGTTCCCATCAACCAGGGCTACGGCTTGACCGAGACGGCACCCCTCGTGACGTTCCTCACGCCGGAGTTCGCGCTGGAGAAGGTGGGGTCGGCCGGCCGGACTCCGCTGTTCACCGAGGTGCGACTGGCGGGGGCGCAGGGCGGCGTGGTGGTCGAGCCACTGGCCCGCGGCGAGGTGTGCGTGCGGGGACCCAACGTGATGAAGGGGTACTGGAACCAGCCTGAGGCCACGGCGGCCGCCATCGACAGCGAGGGCTGGTTCCACACCGGGGATCTCGGCTATGTCGACGAGGACGGGTTCCTCTTCATCGTCGATCGGGTGAAGGACATGGTGCTCACCGGTGGCGAGAACGTGTATCCGGCCGAGGTGGAGGGCGCGCTCTTCCAGCATCCGGCCGTCGCCGATGTCGCCGTCGTCGGTGTGCCCGACGAGCGCTGGGGAGAGACGGTGGTGGCGGTCGCGGTGGCGAAGGAGAACGCGTCGCTGACCCTGGAGGACCTGCGCGACGTCGCCGGCCGCTCCCTGGCCCGCTACAAGCTGCCGACCCGCTTGGAGGTGGTCGACGCCTTGCCTCGCAACCCGGCGGGAAAGATCCTCAAGTTCGAGCTCCGGGAGCGGCTCGGAGCGGGTCCGGACACGAAACGGAGCTGA
- a CDS encoding LLM class F420-dependent oxidoreductase, translated as MRIGLFIATINPIATPEFLASMARGAEEGGFSSVWVGEHAVLVDEYESRYPYADDGKIPLTGDVGLLEPFDALSFLAGVTSTVRLGTAVCLLPQRNPVYTAKDVSTVDWLSGGRLDFGIGVGWLRDEFEAVAAPFEHRGERCREYIEVMRSLWCEDPSEHQGRFYSLPRCRMFPKPVQEPHPPLYFGGESDAALRRVADLGHGWHGFNLAADEAAERVARLERMLEERGRTLADVDVTVSSYLKPVEPESVAAYRDAGVDQLVLPAFATDSQKMSELLSGLSERFVEPAGAL; from the coding sequence ATGCGTATCGGATTGTTCATCGCGACCATCAATCCCATCGCCACCCCCGAGTTCCTCGCCTCGATGGCACGTGGAGCGGAGGAGGGCGGCTTCTCGTCGGTGTGGGTGGGGGAGCACGCCGTGCTCGTCGACGAGTACGAGTCACGCTATCCGTACGCCGACGACGGCAAGATCCCACTCACGGGCGACGTCGGTCTGCTGGAGCCCTTCGACGCGCTGTCGTTCCTGGCCGGGGTGACCTCGACGGTGCGGCTGGGCACGGCCGTGTGCCTGCTTCCCCAGCGCAATCCCGTCTACACCGCCAAGGACGTCTCGACGGTCGACTGGTTGTCGGGGGGTCGCTTGGACTTCGGCATCGGCGTGGGCTGGCTGCGGGACGAGTTCGAGGCCGTGGCCGCGCCCTTCGAGCACCGGGGCGAGCGCTGCCGGGAGTACATCGAGGTCATGCGCAGCCTGTGGTGCGAAGACCCCTCGGAGCACCAGGGGAGGTTCTATTCATTGCCTCGCTGTCGGATGTTCCCCAAGCCGGTGCAGGAGCCGCACCCGCCCCTGTACTTCGGGGGCGAGAGCGACGCCGCCCTACGCCGTGTGGCCGATCTCGGCCACGGTTGGCACGGCTTCAACCTCGCCGCCGACGAGGCGGCCGAGCGGGTGGCCCGCCTGGAGCGCATGCTCGAGGAGCGGGGCCGGACCCTTGCCGACGTCGACGTGACCGTCTCGTCCTATCTCAAGCCCGTTGAACCCGAGAGCGTCGCCGCCTACCGGGATGCGGGGGTCGACCAGCTCGTGCTCCCCGCCTTCGCCACCGACAGTCAGAAGATGAGCGAGCTTCTCTCCGGACTGTCGGAGCGGTTCGTGGAGCCGGCCGGGGCGCTGTAG